The Nitrospirota bacterium DNA segment AAGAAGGAAAGGGGACGCTCGTGACGCGTGAAGATGAGGACATGGAAGCGGTCGCGGTGTCTGGAGTGACCGGCGATCGGAATCAGGCGAAAATCACGATTGTGGGCGTGCCGGATAAACCTGGTATTGCATCGAAAGTCTTTGGGCCGGTGGCGAAGGCCCATATCAATGTTGATATGATCATCCAGAATATGGGCCAGTCCGGGATGACCGATATTTCCTTCACGATTCCTCGGGTCGATATCAAGAAAGCGTTACCGCTGATTCAGGACGTGGCAAAAGGGATCGATGCCAAATCAGTCGCCGTGACCGAGGCGATCGCGAAGGTCTCGCTGGTCGGCGTCGGTATGCGGTCTCATTCTGGAGTCGCGGCCAAGATGTTCGATGTATTGTCGGGGGAAGGTGTGAATATTCTTATGATCAGCACGTCGGAGATCAAGATCTCCTGTGTCATCGATGAAAAGTATGTGGAGCTCGCCATGCGTTCACTGCATACCGCGTTCGGGTTGGATCAGCCGTTGGCCGTGGACCGGGCCGCGAAGTAACGAATTTCTGATGCTGTGAGTCTCAGTCAGGATTGTCCTGCTCCCGTACCTTTTTTATGGCTCGAAAAACACCTCAGTCACGATCCTCACAAGGCAAGCCAGGCGCTACCTCCTCCTCCGGCCTGTCTTCTCCTGCCGCAAAGCCGGCAGTATTGGAAATCTACGACACCACGTTACGGGACGGAGCTCAGGCCGAGGATGTCAGTTTCTCGGCAGAGGATAAAGTTCGGGTCGCGCAACAGCTCGATGGGCTTGGCGTACAGTACATTGAAGGCGGGTGGCCCGGCGCGAATCCCAAAGACATCGAATTCTTCCGGATGATCAAGACGATCCCGTTGCAGACGGCGACAGTCGTGGCATTCGGGTCGACCAGAAAAGCCAGCAATACGGTGCAGACCGACCCTAATATCAAGGCCTTGCTGGACGCCGAGACCAAGGTCATCACGCTCTTCGGGAAAAGTTGGTCATTACACGTCACCGATGCGCTCGGTATTTCCCTCGCGAAGAACCTTGAAATCATCAACGATTCAGTGGCCCATCTCCGCTCCAAAGGTCGACGGCTGTTCTACGACGCGGAGCATTTTTTCGACGGGTACAAGACGAACCCGGACTATGCGCTAGAGACGATTCGCCAAGCGGTGGCCGCCGGCGCCGAGCGGGTGATTCTTTGCGATACCAATGGCGGGACGATGCCATGGGAGATCAAAGAGATTTGCCAGATCGTTCGGAAGGAATGTGCCGTGCCGTTGGGGATTCACGCGCATAACGATTGTGAAATGGCGGTCGCCAACTCCCTGGTGGCGATCGAAACCGGTGTCCTGCAAGTACAAGGAACGATTAACGGGATTGGCGAACGGTGCGGCAATGCCAATCTCTGTTCGATCATTCCCAATCTTGAACTGAAGATGAAACGGGTGGTGCTGGGAGAGCGGTTGAGCCATCTCAAGCGGGTTTCTGGATTTGTGACTGAAATCGCGAACCTCATGCCCAATACGCATCAGCCGTATGTGGGAGATTCGGCATTTGCCCATAAGGGCGGGATCCATATCCATGCGGTCCTAAAGAATGCCGCCACCTATGAACATGTGATTCCCGGGTTAGTCGGGAACCGCCAGCGAATGCTGGTATCGGATGCGGCTGGCCGGAGTGGGTTGCTCGAGAAAGTCGAGGCCTATGGGATCAAATTGGACAAGAGCCACGCCAAGTTGCAGGAATTGATCGATGTGCTGAAGGAGCGTGAAAGTCAAGGCTACCAGTTTGAGGCGGCAGAAGGTTCCTTCGAGTTGCTGATGCGAAAAGCGATGGGGACTCACAAGCCGCCGTTTCAGCTCCTGGGCTTTCGGGTGATTATCGAAAAAAAACAAGATCATGGCGCCTCGTCGTCAGAAGCTACAGTGATGGTGAAGGTCGGCGACGTGGTGGAACAAGCGTCAGCGAGTGAGGAAGGGCCGGTCAATGCGCTCGATCATGCGTTGCGGAAAGCGTTGGAAAAATTCTATCCCCAGCTTCGAGAAGTCAAACTGCTCGACTATAAAGTGCGCGTGTTGTCGGCGAATCGTGGGACGGAGTCCAAGGTCAGGGTATTGATCGAATCCGGCGATCATAAGGATAAATGGGGCACCGTCGGTGTATCCGAGAACATCATGGAAGCAAGCTGGCAAGCGCTGGCTGACAGCATTGAGTACAAGTTGCTGCTCAAAGACTCATGAATACCGGTGTGTTTTGCATATTTGTCCTTGACAGCACCCCTAACCTCACGTAACTTATAGCGAAACTGAACATTTTGCGAGTCGGGCTGAGCGCCGACCGTTTGAGAGGCTTGTAGAGGCATCGGAGGGGAAAGTATGAGGAAAGCGGATATCGCGAACGAAATCTACAAGCAGGTCGGTATTTCCAAGAACGAAGCCGCAGATATTGTCGAACTGGTGTTGAATATGCTGAAGGATGTGCTGCATAAGGGAGAGTCGGTCAAGATTGCCGGATTTGGAAACTTTGTGGTGCGTAGCAAAGGGGCTCGGAAGGGTCGAAACCCTCGGACGGGTGAAGAAATCGGGATTACGCCCCGTCGTGTCGTGACCTTTCGTCCCAGTCAAGTGTTTAAGAAATACGTCAATTCATAGCGCCGTTCACTCACCTTAACTCATCCCACCACGAGGACCGGTCATGGGGAACGAGCCCAGGCTGGGCAGCAAGGTTTTTTATAAAATCGGCGAAGTGAGCCAGATCGCCAAGCTGCCGGCTTACGTGCTCAGATTCTGGGAGTCGGAGTTCCCGTTTCTGAAGCCCAAGAAAAGTCGTGGGAATCAGCGCCTCTATGTCAGGCGAGAAGTTGAAACGGTGCTGGAGATCAAGCGGATGCTCTATGAAGAGGGGCATACCCTGGCAGGGGTGAAACGATATTGGGCCAGGCGAGGCCGGGTCGCCAGCCAGCAGCTACGGCCCAAAGAGCTCGCGCAGAAGCTACGAGGGAATCTTCAGGCGATTCTCAAAATTTTGGAGTCGTATTAAGCGTAACAAGGGTCTCGATTCGTCTCTTTCAAGCCGGTTGCATTCCAGGCGCTTCCAAGGAGACAATGCGGGAGTCGGTGATATTGAATAGAGCCCGTCGGGGCGTGGCGCAGCCCGGTAGCGTACTCGCTTGGGGTGCGAGTGGTCGGCCGTTCAAATCGGCTCGCCCCGACCAAAATATCGAGTGCTGAGGACTGAGGCGAAGAGGATAGTCGTGAACTCGGTTCTCAGCACTCAACACCGAAACAGAGAGCTGCCGCTGGCAGCTTTTTTATTTCTAGCGATACGATGCGTATTGTAGTCACCAACGATGATGGGATTCACTCGCCCGGGTTGACGGCGCTGGCTAAGGCCTTGTCCAAGGTGGGCGAGGTATGGGTCGTGGCGCCGGATCGTGAGCGGACCGCAGCAGCCCATGCGGTGACGCTCCATAAACCGCTCCGAGTGGAGCAGTTGGGGACGCGGATCTATTCGGTCAGTGGCACGCCAGTCGATTGTGTGAATCTGGCCGTGCTGAAACTTCTGCCTGCACCGCCAGACCTCCTCGTGTCAGGAATCAATCGAGGTGTAAATCTCGGCGACGATGTGTTGTATTCAGGAACGGTGTCGGCCGCGATGGAAGGAACGATTCTCGGTATTCCCTCCATGGCTGTCTCTCAGGAGGGGCAGGAGCATTTTTATTTCGACGCTGGGGCTCGGTATGCTGTTCGTATCGCACGTTTGATTATGAAAGAGGGTTTGCCGGGCGAAACGTTGGTGAACCTGAATATTCCCGATCGGCCGTTCAAGTCCATCACCGGAGTCCGGGTCACCTGTCTCAGCCGCAGACGCTTTCACAATCCGATCATCGAGAAAGTCGATCCTCGTGGTAGGACGTACTATTGGATCGCCGGGACTCGTGTGTCCTGGAGCCGGAGCAAAGATGCCGATCATGAGGCGCTGGAGCAAGGTGCGGTTTCGCTCACACCTATTCACCTTGATACGACCAATTACGCGGTGTTGGATCGATTCCGGGCTTGGGAAACAGTGCGTCGACAGGATACGCATCCAGTGACTGCTGCGGTAAAGCCTAAGGGCAAGAAGAGGAGTTAGGTCCTGTGGGGAATCTGATCGAAGCGATCATCACGGAGCTCAGCCGGTTCATCGTATCGATGATCTCGACGTTCGGCTACACCGGGATTTTCATCACCATGGCGATCGAGAGCGCCTGTATTCCTTTGCCGAGCGAGATCATCATGCCCTTTGCCGGGTATCTGGTGACGACGGGGCAGTTTACGATGTTGGGTGTGACATTGGCTGGCGCCCTCGGGAACGTTGCCGGGTCGGTTGTGGCCTACTACGCTGGTGTGTGGGGCGGACGGCCGTTCGTCGAGCGGTATGGGCCCTATATGTTGGTGTCACGACATGACATCGAAATGGCGGATCGATGGTTCGCGAAATATGGTGATGCCGCCGTTTTTTTTAGCCGAATGCTTCCGGTGGTCCGGACCTTCATTTCGTTGCCGGCCGGCATCGCCAGGGTGAATATTTATCGGTTCATGCTCTACACGTTTCTCGGTGCATTGCCCTGGTGTTATCTCCTGGCCTATATCGGCGTGAAGATGGGAGAGCAGTGGGAGCATCTGAGAGACTATTTCCATCAATTCGACATTGTGATCGGTGTCTGCCTGGCGCTCGCTGTGGGGTATTTTCTCTGGTCCCATTGGCCGAAGCGCCGCATCACTCCGGAGTTGTAATCAGCCCATGCTCTCGATCTACAACAGCCTCACGGGAAAAAAAGAGCCGTTTCACTCGCTCCAGCCGAAGACCGTGCGAATGTATGTCTGTGGCGTGACCGTCTACGACTATTGCCATATTGGTCATGCACGGAGCGCGCTGGTGTTCGATGTGATCCGGCGCTATATGGAGTTCGGCGGATACCAGGTTGAATTCGTCAAGAACTTCACCGATGTGGATGACAAGATTATCAAGCGAGCGAACGAACGAGGCGTGTCCTGCGACGTCATTACCGCCGAATTTATCGAGGCCTACTATCAGGACATGGGGAAGCTGGGTATTCGGCGGGCGACGAACGAGCCAAAAGCGACTGAGCATATGGCTGAGATTATTGCGCTGGTTGACACGCTGATTCAGAAAGGACTCGCCTATCCGGTGGATGGCGATGTCTACTTCCAGGTCGAGAAATATCAGGCCTATGGCCGCCTCTCAAAGCGAAAGCTCGAGGATTTGCAGGCCGGCGCCCGAGTGGATGTGGATGAACGAAAGCGTCATCCGATGGATTTCGCGCTCTGGAAGGGCAGCAAGCCTGGCGAGCCGTCATGGGAGAGTCCCTGGGGCCCTGGGCGGCCTGGCTGGCATATCGAATGTTCCGCAATGGCGATGCGCCATCTAGGCGAGACGTTCGATATTCATGGCGGGGGAATGGATCTCATTTTCCCTCATCACGAAAACGAAATTGCCCAGTCCTGCGGCGCCACCGGGAAGGAATTTGCGCGGTATTGGGTTCACAACGGGTTTGTGCAAATCAACCAGGAGAAGATGTCCAAATCCCTGGGGAACTTTTTCACGATTCGTGAGATTTTTGCGAAATCAGAATGGCCGGAGGATATCGCGGGAGAGATGCTGCGCTACTTTCTCCTCGCGACGCAGTATCGTGGTCCGCTCGACTTTTCCGATCACGCAATCAAGGAAGCCAAGCAGGCGTTAGATGGATTCTACGATCTCTTTAATCGCCTTAAAGAGAAAGCCGAAAGTACCACGGCTGACAAGGATCTTCCTGGAGTGCTGAAGCGCTGTAGGTTGGCGTTCTGCGAAGCGATGGATGATGACTTCAATACGCCAGTGGCACTTGCAGAACTGCAGCGGATGAAAAGCGACGTCAATAAATTGCTGAGCCAGGGCCTCTCGACGGAGAGGCGGAAGAATGTTAGAGATGAATTCCGGTCGCTTGGCAATAACCTTGGATTGTTTCAGTTAGACAAGTGGCAATTCGCAGATAAGTCACGGTCAGGAGGCATAGTTGTTACGCCAGGCACCGGGTCCCTGACGTTGACGACCTTTGCCCCAGCCGCCATAGTTGGTCAGGTATCACCCGAGATTGAACTCTCGGAAGAGCAGATCGAACAACAGATAGCGGAGCGTCTCGATGCAAAAAAGAAGAAGAACTTTCCAGAAGCGGACAAGATTAGAAAGTTCCTCGCCTCCCGCGGCATCGTCATTGAAGATAAGCCCGACGGCACCAGTCGCTGGAAGCGATAGTCCTCAGGATCTGATCTACGGGCTGCATGCCGTGCGTGAGGCCTTGCGCGCCGGTACTCGTCCGTTGCAGCGGCTGATTCTGATGCGAACCGATCGACAATTTGCCGACCTCGTGCAGTTGGCGAAGGTCAAGCGAGTCCCCGTTCATATTGAGCCTCCTCCTGCTTTTGCGCGATTGGTGCCGACAGGGAATCATCAAGGCGTCATCGCCTACATCGCAGCCAAATCGTTTAGCACGACGGAAGATATTCTCAGCCGGGCGAAGACGCGGGGCGAGAAGCCCTTCCTTGTGCTTCTCGACGGGGTCGAAGATCCTCATAATTTAGGCGCGGTCTTGCGGACTGCTGAAGCTGCCGGTGTTCATGGGGTCTTTATTCCGGAACGGCGTGCCGTCGGTCTGACGCCGGTGGTGGCGAAGGTCTCAGCCGGGGCGATCGATCACATTCCCGTCGGCTGCGTGGCCAATCTGATTCGTTTGATTCAGGATCTGAAAGAGGAAGGCCTCTGGGTGTATGGTGTCGATCCGCAGGCGGAGAAACTCCACACCGACATCGACATGACCGGGCCGATTGCGCTGGTGTTGGGAGGAGAGGGAGAAGGGATTCGTCCTGGCGTGCTGGGGGCCTGTGACGATCGGATCAGGATTCCGATGTTGGGCAAGGTCCAGTCGCTGAATGTCTCGGCTGCCGCAGCCGTCACCCTGTTCGAAGCGGTCCGCCAGCGCCGCAAAATCGCAGCGCCGGCGGCGACGCCTACCGGATCTTGATCGTCCCGTCCTGGATTGCGGTCTTGAGCAGCTGCGCGGTATTTGACACACGCATCTTTTTCATCATGTTGGCCCGATGGGCCTCGACGGTCTTGACGCTGATCTTGAGCCGCTGCCCGATTTCCTTGTTTTTGAACCCAGCCCAAATCAGTTCAAGGATCTCCTGCTCGCGACTGGTGAGGGATTCTGGCCGTTTCTTGCGTGGTGGCGGAGCGAGGTTCGCCAGGGACGGCTTGGGCTTCGGTTTCGTCTTCGGTTTTGGCTTTGCAGCCGGTGCGGTCCGTGCCATGATCCTGTTCTCCTTTGATGAATGAAAAAGTGCAGTATAATTAAACTTGACGGAGAACTTCGCAGGAGTAAACCCTCGCCAAGCAGGAAGCAGATTATAGAGAACTCTTACGCTGTAAGTAAATTCAGGGAGATGGCCCTAGAATAACTACCTAGCTTTTTTCATTTGGCATGCGAAGTGCGTCGCTTGACGCTCCGAGCTGTCGCCTGTTACTGAGTCGATTATGCAAGAATGGCCGCTCTATCTTCTGGTCGGGACCCTTGGGGCGCTGATAGGCAGTTTCCTCAACGTCTGCATCTATCGATTGCCCAGAGGAGAATCGATCGCCTGGCCCGGCTCCCATTGTCCCTCATGCGCGCACCCCATCGAGTTCTACGATAATATTCCGCTGCTGAGTTACCTCTGGCTTGGAGGCCGCTGCCGGGCTTGCCGCACATTCATTTCGATACGATATCCCCTGGTCGAAGCCGCAAATGCACTCGGCTATCTCACAGTCTTGTGGTTCTTCGGTCCCAGCTGGACGGCAGCCCTCTATGCCTTGCTGTTTTCGGCATTGGTTGTGGTGACGGGAACAGATCTCACCCATAAGGTGATCCCTAATGTTATTACGATACCCGGCATGGTGGTTGGACTGCTGGGCGCAGCGACCGTCCTGCCGGTTGGCATGGTCAACTCGGT contains these protein-coding regions:
- the cimA gene encoding citramalate synthase — its product is MARKTPQSRSSQGKPGATSSSGLSSPAAKPAVLEIYDTTLRDGAQAEDVSFSAEDKVRVAQQLDGLGVQYIEGGWPGANPKDIEFFRMIKTIPLQTATVVAFGSTRKASNTVQTDPNIKALLDAETKVITLFGKSWSLHVTDALGISLAKNLEIINDSVAHLRSKGRRLFYDAEHFFDGYKTNPDYALETIRQAVAAGAERVILCDTNGGTMPWEIKEICQIVRKECAVPLGIHAHNDCEMAVANSLVAIETGVLQVQGTINGIGERCGNANLCSIIPNLELKMKRVVLGERLSHLKRVSGFVTEIANLMPNTHQPYVGDSAFAHKGGIHIHAVLKNAATYEHVIPGLVGNRQRMLVSDAAGRSGLLEKVEAYGIKLDKSHAKLQELIDVLKERESQGYQFEAAEGSFELLMRKAMGTHKPPFQLLGFRVIIEKKQDHGASSSEATVMVKVGDVVEQASASEEGPVNALDHALRKALEKFYPQLREVKLLDYKVRVLSANRGTESKVRVLIESGDHKDKWGTVGVSENIMEASWQALADSIEYKLLLKDS
- a CDS encoding integration host factor subunit alpha yields the protein MRKADIANEIYKQVGISKNEAADIVELVLNMLKDVLHKGESVKIAGFGNFVVRSKGARKGRNPRTGEEIGITPRRVVTFRPSQVFKKYVNS
- a CDS encoding MerR family transcriptional regulator, giving the protein MGNEPRLGSKVFYKIGEVSQIAKLPAYVLRFWESEFPFLKPKKSRGNQRLYVRREVETVLEIKRMLYEEGHTLAGVKRYWARRGRVASQQLRPKELAQKLRGNLQAILKILESY
- the surE gene encoding 5'/3'-nucleotidase SurE, yielding MRIVVTNDDGIHSPGLTALAKALSKVGEVWVVAPDRERTAAAHAVTLHKPLRVEQLGTRIYSVSGTPVDCVNLAVLKLLPAPPDLLVSGINRGVNLGDDVLYSGTVSAAMEGTILGIPSMAVSQEGQEHFYFDAGARYAVRIARLIMKEGLPGETLVNLNIPDRPFKSITGVRVTCLSRRRFHNPIIEKVDPRGRTYYWIAGTRVSWSRSKDADHEALEQGAVSLTPIHLDTTNYAVLDRFRAWETVRRQDTHPVTAAVKPKGKKRS
- a CDS encoding DedA family protein, with the protein product MIEAIITELSRFIVSMISTFGYTGIFITMAIESACIPLPSEIIMPFAGYLVTTGQFTMLGVTLAGALGNVAGSVVAYYAGVWGGRPFVERYGPYMLVSRHDIEMADRWFAKYGDAAVFFSRMLPVVRTFISLPAGIARVNIYRFMLYTFLGALPWCYLLAYIGVKMGEQWEHLRDYFHQFDIVIGVCLALAVGYFLWSHWPKRRITPEL
- the cysS gene encoding cysteine--tRNA ligase codes for the protein MLSIYNSLTGKKEPFHSLQPKTVRMYVCGVTVYDYCHIGHARSALVFDVIRRYMEFGGYQVEFVKNFTDVDDKIIKRANERGVSCDVITAEFIEAYYQDMGKLGIRRATNEPKATEHMAEIIALVDTLIQKGLAYPVDGDVYFQVEKYQAYGRLSKRKLEDLQAGARVDVDERKRHPMDFALWKGSKPGEPSWESPWGPGRPGWHIECSAMAMRHLGETFDIHGGGMDLIFPHHENEIAQSCGATGKEFARYWVHNGFVQINQEKMSKSLGNFFTIREIFAKSEWPEDIAGEMLRYFLLATQYRGPLDFSDHAIKEAKQALDGFYDLFNRLKEKAESTTADKDLPGVLKRCRLAFCEAMDDDFNTPVALAELQRMKSDVNKLLSQGLSTERRKNVRDEFRSLGNNLGLFQLDKWQFADKSRSGGIVVTPGTGSLTLTTFAPAAIVGQVSPEIELSEEQIEQQIAERLDAKKKKNFPEADKIRKFLASRGIVIEDKPDGTSRWKR
- the rlmB gene encoding 23S rRNA (guanosine(2251)-2'-O)-methyltransferase RlmB, giving the protein MKISPTAPVAGSDSPQDLIYGLHAVREALRAGTRPLQRLILMRTDRQFADLVQLAKVKRVPVHIEPPPAFARLVPTGNHQGVIAYIAAKSFSTTEDILSRAKTRGEKPFLVLLDGVEDPHNLGAVLRTAEAAGVHGVFIPERRAVGLTPVVAKVSAGAIDHIPVGCVANLIRLIQDLKEEGLWVYGVDPQAEKLHTDIDMTGPIALVLGGEGEGIRPGVLGACDDRIRIPMLGKVQSLNVSAAAAVTLFEAVRQRRKIAAPAATPTGS
- a CDS encoding LuxR C-terminal-related transcriptional regulator gives rise to the protein MARTAPAAKPKPKTKPKPKPSLANLAPPPRKKRPESLTSREQEILELIWAGFKNKEIGQRLKISVKTVEAHRANMMKKMRVSNTAQLLKTAIQDGTIKIR
- a CDS encoding prepilin peptidase — protein: MQEWPLYLLVGTLGALIGSFLNVCIYRLPRGESIAWPGSHCPSCAHPIEFYDNIPLLSYLWLGGRCRACRTFISIRYPLVEAANALGYLTVLWFFGPSWTAALYALLFSALVVVTGTDLTHKVIPNVITIPGMVVGLLGAATVLPVGMVNSVLGLTIGGGILWLLAWLSPYLFGKEGMGGGDIKLLAMVGAFLGWKPALLTIMIGSLTGSVIGISLIAFRIIKRDDYIPFGPFLVLGALLSMFFAQPLLDWYQGLLGPGY